A stretch of the Luteolibacter flavescens genome encodes the following:
- a CDS encoding tetratricopeptide repeat protein: protein MINRKVILILAAFAFPLNAGEIPEKAERYRTMLLKKPENPVLFGRMLDAWLEEKELEALKPELEERAKAGAAADWRLLAVYHEHSGDEAAALKALDEAVKLAPEDAATRLARGKALGVALRFDAALDDLAVAAKDKTLGVEAGTLRGKMLARAGRPGEAVKAWQELIAANPADEGLKEDLVELEIGEGMLDEAVTAARELAEKTDDPYKKALRRLQVAEILAQAGKKEDSLKEYRDVFAVSAEGSWLEREVLARAGALFSREDDSAGLKEFLGGLRESYPRRVAVKKEAAKSLLASGEQDEAIAMFREVLKVLPGDREVREEFIGLLEGAERPKEAADELVALLETAKQDVGLWERLATLRKTLKDEAGLTAALDKALALTPEDEAGLVARARLLERFEKFDGAEKILRDAMAKHGKDGEAGEALATFLVSREKGDEAVALWKEMAAGADREGLMRIARSLSAHGKSSEAFAMLQPRVKDFPDDPLLLAALCQAAQLSDTPEAAVPQAMELVRQAKSPTDLDTALKLASGLIARAEEPKKWLDQLSAKPDLTLQERCLLSEIHETLGDSIAAEQVLKDAMAADDSLLAATQRVRLHEIRGDMDEAVAAMREMMALPGGTKTAHVKKLVELLERAGDSEKALAATDEWLKLAPGDKLAWTKRAELYLGDGRPAEAVAELRRALAKFGGEEELREKLAEAQREAGMMEEAWRSFTALYDEAESPASKLKWAAGLARMAEMEGKEEELISDFRRRSRDNPSSPLPLLALADMYREWMLTEEELKCVEEAARRKPDDSQLKFRIADLQETAGNMEASAEILRGMMSGADAPEARRRLSAFWIRQGETERGLRELAEGGKSTDPRAVEKLVMPLARAKEWEAAATVLAREVLTFPEDWRLSYMLAVVLLEAGKIDEAMDRFATLLEADGDLKHAPPVLANRYGNPYGYPYGHPGMNPTTKKPTVTRKAMPEYQGYQSQIMSAKDPDRYGYYAGMQPGEIFLPASADAMRRMALAQLMIVARDNEEKRAAIVAKVSSSHFEDLETFKKVFFLKPEEMKELVMSEKASADDFRWYFQTASSNNSQNKPDPDFARLMQRGVDLMEKDDPEFALWMASRLPLDGDEGAGEKGARQRIDLFKTLPAEKQERNCHQLQTIAFAGDKVPKELKKEAEDLFIAQMEKSPDGITGNYLSFELASRWMRDGQIERGIEWLNRLNAEMKKDPKKAQLASSRYRGMYSPWGMGFRGGGRANAQSYPEVLQELSPQLSNLLGGTRSQGGMGLTDTHRRLLKLLGESENGMPGQPQVKPLDTEALAALTGKLDDRISRVCIYEQAGKSKEVEREVAEIEAAASPSIEELLLASCFHAKKSPEKSYALLLKAREVPDAGLWRDRVEQEIVTTGVALAKAKTEGVDLEPAKRAALRLRKGSSYNPELKGQVAAWLKDLGLEDESKRYLSGPASGFASRAMRNRYGSGSRMMSPSRRNGEDVARLVKDGKRDAAARLLLGSLRQSAGTHNSSYERDRVLSQAKSLKLDKELILVSAPAEGASYARRLDHAMLLMSLEKKEEAGPLLRKLAEEKPDDLTVKTALYSVLKPEEQLKQAKELAKGDFDEDVISVLFSSWVEGNSASKRLDALEAMAGLLENLEPSFKAERNLSWVNYMMVRITTDDYMDVQMTPLFRKAGESNNYNKEVSKRREDLCKKMFRAMILHPQTTEQGFVMLAGTRDVLGAADEELDAAALGALRLVIRIEQPEANRRFYGNRRDYMWSWIRGNGSSSGGGAPQGLMPSAWLAKRAKEGKVLEPYDKEFLLSLSKENGDWAKIMETCEEIAKTPGVAKFDEWKKANAERPMDRGQQVVLELEWISRAAAAAKREDLRTAIEDFMCEALRQGTYDSQSFSRELSRTVEQAKDPQARSAELHRFAIKILGPEEAWPLYAEMQKSGIYLPGPNQRINAFQNLFSSFNGNPATAVCAMRFVSAHGLANMGSLNWYQILDSPGGGLPKAETLLDSGYFSPGPDIVANAIDGNGKSMLDYGLNRVKQRDGSPKLGEELMKVDGPDRFWARIFGAVLANKPQTAYAELDRQASAIGKWTPEERQALWSFVGTWLPDAAKNASASVKKQLAENLKVGDIEARKKAEEYLKDGLPPTLQPYSSDSGLQPLVARLAGSDPELAAKLWNMCLEHMSANARGWSSSSGGYMTAAETYAHSQLMDSMISRGGSLRDLLGFLAAFDKQPASAKLGQYENNFSYYLDRIFREDAKVREAEVKKVKVPAGLPANAGYYALLAKETPKELRGIMGALVISRMRYQSSWDYSNGWREKLSAWTDGDLKKADPSLANAVHLAVMSAAGNRLDDTAKAELRASFAAFVSAPGIPADLKFATLAGVLHNRPADHFDDPACAKAMVDFLSTFLTPERPWAGYVSVPALNRFASWKSIPPEDAKKLLAAFEKSRIDYANGSGDEDKARGAISSLNLSLALRAGDAESIARAVRSGSGMRGRLDLMMKLWQGGLGDSAKLLIARPGEFHQGLRAVVLGGNQEDGDALPAFSKEIEAALKGWVAVIEDPTQRFRMECLVSCLPDAKDDAAPSVKRADRLAALAKRFAAEAPKSRASRMEALAALSVEAAASQGLLEELETLTKGVDMGSLVLAVSSSNYNGTPVDREEQAVQEALLKQLTYCQLAETGDPAGLARQVESIQLIADGNNEYYATQQMDRFFDPLAAMLVLRIHELDGEKKKAGAAQALKICEHLLAFNRREMQRDVIPLGIMSQVAAGDGSAFDRWLEGLPEDSRKRYDEVRKQYSLAQSFPMLHEPTFSEAAYEKPRRELLAAMLSDDATLKREIKHPTDLSALLDSKAFTREDIFAAVDGLPAEHPMKAKFLTEKAGIIGWRTDEKENAIKGFDAADAAAKASGDAKSIAYARAYRAKWTDDREKKPAEAAAIAKEIKLDDLDEKERKWMQDLINKAAEKK from the coding sequence ATGATAAACCGGAAAGTTATTCTCATTCTGGCAGCGTTCGCCTTCCCCCTGAACGCCGGTGAGATTCCGGAGAAGGCGGAGCGATACCGCACGATGCTCCTCAAGAAGCCGGAGAATCCGGTGCTCTTCGGCCGCATGCTCGATGCGTGGCTTGAGGAAAAGGAGCTCGAGGCGCTGAAGCCCGAGCTCGAGGAGCGGGCCAAGGCGGGAGCGGCGGCGGATTGGCGGCTGCTCGCGGTCTATCATGAGCATTCCGGCGACGAGGCCGCAGCGCTCAAGGCGCTGGACGAGGCGGTGAAGCTCGCGCCCGAGGACGCGGCCACGCGGCTGGCCCGTGGCAAGGCGCTCGGGGTGGCGCTGCGCTTCGATGCCGCGCTGGACGACCTGGCCGTGGCGGCGAAGGACAAGACGCTCGGTGTGGAAGCCGGCACCTTGCGCGGGAAGATGCTGGCTCGGGCCGGACGTCCGGGCGAGGCGGTGAAGGCGTGGCAGGAACTCATTGCCGCGAATCCCGCAGACGAGGGGCTGAAGGAAGATCTGGTCGAGCTGGAGATCGGCGAGGGCATGCTGGACGAGGCGGTGACCGCCGCGCGGGAGCTGGCCGAGAAGACCGACGATCCCTACAAGAAGGCGCTGCGCCGCCTGCAGGTGGCGGAGATCCTTGCCCAGGCAGGGAAGAAAGAGGATTCGCTGAAGGAGTATCGCGATGTCTTCGCGGTCTCGGCCGAGGGTTCGTGGCTGGAGCGCGAGGTGCTCGCGCGTGCCGGTGCCCTGTTCTCCCGCGAGGATGACTCGGCGGGCTTGAAGGAATTCCTCGGCGGTCTGCGCGAATCCTATCCACGCCGCGTGGCGGTGAAGAAGGAGGCGGCGAAGTCGCTGCTGGCCTCGGGCGAGCAGGACGAGGCCATCGCGATGTTCCGCGAGGTGCTGAAGGTGCTCCCCGGCGATCGCGAGGTACGCGAGGAATTCATCGGCCTGCTGGAAGGCGCCGAGCGTCCGAAGGAAGCGGCGGACGAGCTGGTGGCCCTGCTCGAGACGGCGAAACAGGACGTGGGCCTGTGGGAAAGGCTGGCCACGCTGCGGAAGACCCTCAAGGACGAGGCCGGCCTGACGGCGGCGCTCGACAAGGCGCTCGCGCTGACGCCGGAGGACGAGGCGGGGCTGGTGGCGCGCGCCCGCCTGCTGGAGCGCTTCGAGAAATTCGACGGCGCGGAGAAGATCCTCCGCGATGCGATGGCGAAGCACGGCAAGGATGGCGAGGCGGGTGAAGCGCTGGCGACCTTCCTGGTGTCCCGCGAGAAGGGCGACGAGGCCGTAGCGCTGTGGAAGGAGATGGCGGCCGGCGCGGACCGCGAGGGACTGATGCGGATCGCGCGTTCGCTTTCCGCCCATGGCAAGTCGAGCGAGGCCTTCGCCATGCTCCAGCCGCGGGTGAAGGATTTCCCGGATGACCCGCTCCTGCTCGCGGCGCTCTGCCAGGCGGCACAACTGAGCGACACGCCGGAGGCCGCGGTGCCGCAGGCGATGGAACTGGTGCGCCAGGCGAAATCTCCGACCGATCTGGACACGGCCCTGAAGCTCGCGAGCGGACTGATCGCCCGGGCGGAGGAGCCGAAGAAGTGGCTGGACCAGCTTTCCGCGAAGCCCGACCTGACGCTCCAGGAGCGTTGCTTGCTTTCCGAGATCCACGAGACGCTGGGCGACAGCATTGCTGCGGAGCAGGTGCTGAAGGACGCGATGGCGGCGGACGATAGCCTGCTGGCGGCGACGCAGCGGGTGCGCCTGCACGAGATCCGCGGGGACATGGATGAGGCGGTCGCCGCGATGCGCGAGATGATGGCGCTGCCCGGCGGGACGAAGACGGCCCACGTGAAGAAGCTCGTCGAGCTGCTGGAGCGCGCGGGAGATTCAGAGAAGGCGCTCGCGGCGACGGACGAGTGGCTGAAGCTCGCGCCCGGCGACAAGCTGGCGTGGACGAAGCGCGCCGAGCTCTACCTCGGCGATGGTCGCCCGGCGGAGGCCGTGGCGGAGTTGCGTCGTGCCCTGGCGAAATTCGGCGGCGAGGAAGAGCTTCGTGAAAAGCTCGCCGAGGCCCAGCGCGAGGCCGGCATGATGGAAGAGGCGTGGCGGAGTTTCACCGCGCTCTATGACGAGGCAGAATCCCCGGCTTCGAAGCTGAAGTGGGCCGCGGGCCTGGCGCGCATGGCAGAGATGGAGGGCAAGGAGGAGGAGCTGATCTCCGACTTCCGCCGCCGCTCGCGGGACAATCCATCGTCGCCGCTTCCGCTGCTGGCGCTCGCGGACATGTATCGCGAGTGGATGCTGACGGAGGAGGAGCTGAAGTGCGTGGAGGAAGCCGCCCGCCGCAAGCCGGATGATTCGCAGCTCAAGTTCCGCATCGCCGACCTGCAGGAAACGGCGGGAAACATGGAAGCCTCGGCGGAGATCCTTCGCGGGATGATGTCGGGAGCGGACGCTCCGGAGGCGCGCCGCCGCCTTTCCGCATTTTGGATCCGCCAGGGCGAGACCGAGCGCGGCCTGCGCGAGTTGGCCGAGGGCGGGAAGTCCACCGACCCGCGTGCGGTGGAGAAGCTGGTGATGCCGCTGGCCCGCGCGAAGGAGTGGGAGGCCGCCGCCACCGTGCTCGCCCGGGAGGTGCTCACATTCCCGGAGGATTGGCGGCTTTCCTACATGCTCGCGGTCGTCTTGCTGGAGGCCGGGAAGATTGACGAGGCGATGGACCGCTTCGCCACCCTGCTGGAGGCGGATGGCGACCTGAAGCACGCACCGCCGGTCCTGGCGAACCGCTATGGGAACCCCTACGGCTATCCCTATGGGCATCCGGGGATGAATCCCACGACGAAGAAGCCGACGGTGACGCGCAAGGCGATGCCGGAGTATCAGGGATATCAGTCGCAGATCATGAGTGCGAAGGACCCGGATCGCTACGGCTACTACGCCGGGATGCAGCCGGGTGAGATCTTCCTGCCCGCGTCGGCAGATGCCATGCGTCGCATGGCACTCGCCCAGCTCATGATCGTGGCGCGTGACAATGAGGAAAAGCGTGCCGCGATCGTCGCGAAGGTTTCATCCAGCCACTTCGAGGATCTGGAGACTTTCAAGAAAGTCTTCTTCCTCAAGCCGGAGGAAATGAAGGAACTCGTGATGAGCGAAAAGGCCTCGGCGGATGACTTCCGCTGGTACTTCCAGACGGCATCCTCGAACAACAGCCAGAACAAGCCGGATCCCGACTTCGCGCGCCTGATGCAGCGCGGCGTGGACCTCATGGAGAAGGATGATCCCGAGTTCGCACTGTGGATGGCGAGCCGCCTGCCGCTCGATGGCGACGAGGGTGCGGGTGAGAAGGGGGCGCGGCAGCGGATCGATCTCTTCAAGACTCTCCCTGCCGAGAAGCAGGAGAGGAATTGCCACCAGCTCCAGACCATTGCCTTCGCCGGGGACAAGGTGCCGAAGGAACTGAAGAAGGAGGCCGAGGATCTCTTCATCGCCCAGATGGAGAAGTCCCCGGACGGCATCACGGGAAACTACCTTTCATTCGAACTGGCGAGCCGCTGGATGAGGGACGGCCAGATCGAGCGCGGCATCGAGTGGCTGAACCGCCTGAATGCGGAGATGAAGAAGGACCCGAAGAAGGCCCAGCTCGCGAGCTCCCGCTATCGCGGGATGTACTCGCCATGGGGCATGGGTTTCCGTGGTGGTGGCCGGGCAAATGCCCAGAGCTACCCGGAGGTGCTCCAGGAGCTTTCCCCGCAATTGAGCAATCTCCTCGGCGGCACCCGCAGCCAGGGCGGCATGGGATTGACGGACACTCACCGGCGCCTGCTCAAGCTGCTGGGAGAGTCCGAGAACGGAATGCCCGGCCAGCCGCAGGTGAAGCCGCTGGACACCGAGGCGCTCGCCGCCTTGACCGGCAAGTTGGACGACCGCATTTCCCGCGTCTGCATCTACGAGCAGGCGGGCAAGTCGAAGGAAGTCGAGCGGGAGGTCGCGGAGATCGAGGCTGCGGCGAGTCCGAGCATCGAGGAGCTGTTGCTCGCCTCGTGCTTCCACGCGAAGAAGTCCCCGGAGAAATCCTACGCGTTGCTTTTGAAGGCACGCGAGGTGCCGGATGCCGGTCTTTGGCGTGACCGGGTGGAGCAGGAGATCGTGACCACCGGCGTGGCACTCGCGAAGGCGAAGACCGAGGGCGTCGATCTGGAGCCCGCGAAACGGGCGGCACTCCGCCTTCGCAAGGGCTCGTCTTACAATCCCGAACTCAAGGGGCAGGTCGCCGCATGGCTGAAGGATCTCGGCCTGGAGGATGAGTCGAAGCGCTACCTGAGCGGACCTGCCAGCGGCTTCGCCAGCCGCGCGATGCGGAACCGCTATGGCAGCGGTTCCCGGATGATGTCGCCCAGTCGCAGGAACGGCGAAGACGTCGCGCGACTCGTGAAGGATGGGAAGCGGGACGCTGCCGCGCGCTTGCTGCTGGGCAGTCTGCGCCAATCCGCCGGAACGCACAATTCGAGCTACGAGCGCGACCGCGTGCTTTCGCAGGCGAAGTCCCTCAAGCTGGACAAGGAACTCATCCTGGTGAGCGCGCCTGCCGAGGGGGCCAGCTATGCCCGTCGCCTGGACCACGCGATGCTGCTGATGTCGCTGGAGAAAAAGGAGGAGGCCGGGCCGCTGCTGCGCAAGCTGGCGGAGGAGAAGCCGGACGACCTGACGGTGAAGACCGCCCTCTACTCCGTGCTGAAGCCGGAGGAGCAGCTCAAGCAAGCAAAGGAACTCGCGAAGGGCGACTTCGACGAGGATGTGATATCGGTGCTCTTTTCCTCATGGGTGGAAGGGAACAGCGCGTCGAAGAGGCTCGATGCGCTGGAAGCGATGGCGGGCTTGCTCGAGAACCTCGAGCCGAGCTTCAAGGCCGAGCGCAATCTCTCGTGGGTGAACTACATGATGGTCCGCATCACCACGGATGATTACATGGACGTCCAGATGACGCCGCTTTTCCGGAAGGCAGGTGAGAGCAACAACTACAACAAGGAGGTGTCCAAGCGCCGGGAGGATCTTTGCAAGAAGATGTTCCGCGCGATGATCCTGCATCCGCAGACCACCGAGCAGGGCTTCGTGATGCTGGCCGGCACCCGCGACGTCCTGGGGGCCGCCGATGAGGAACTGGACGCCGCGGCACTGGGTGCCTTGCGCCTGGTGATCCGCATCGAGCAACCGGAGGCGAACCGCAGGTTCTACGGAAACCGGCGGGACTACATGTGGTCGTGGATCCGGGGCAATGGCTCGTCCTCCGGTGGCGGCGCGCCGCAGGGCTTGATGCCGTCCGCGTGGCTGGCGAAGCGGGCGAAAGAGGGCAAGGTGCTGGAACCCTACGACAAGGAATTCCTCCTCAGCCTCTCGAAGGAGAACGGCGACTGGGCGAAGATCATGGAGACCTGCGAGGAGATCGCGAAGACTCCCGGCGTCGCCAAATTCGACGAGTGGAAGAAGGCGAATGCCGAGCGCCCCATGGATCGCGGCCAGCAGGTGGTGCTGGAGCTGGAGTGGATCTCGCGTGCCGCGGCCGCGGCGAAGAGGGAGGACCTGCGCACGGCGATCGAGGACTTCATGTGTGAAGCGCTGCGGCAGGGCACCTACGACTCGCAGTCCTTCAGCCGGGAACTCTCCCGGACGGTCGAGCAGGCGAAGGACCCACAGGCGCGCAGCGCGGAGCTGCATCGCTTCGCCATCAAGATCCTGGGACCGGAGGAAGCATGGCCGCTCTATGCGGAGATGCAGAAGAGCGGGATCTATCTGCCCGGGCCGAACCAGCGGATCAATGCCTTCCAGAATCTCTTCTCGTCTTTCAATGGCAACCCGGCGACCGCCGTCTGTGCGATGCGCTTCGTCTCGGCCCACGGGCTGGCGAACATGGGATCGCTGAATTGGTACCAGATCCTCGATAGCCCCGGCGGCGGTCTCCCGAAGGCGGAGACCCTGCTGGATTCGGGCTACTTTTCGCCGGGCCCTGACATCGTCGCGAACGCGATCGATGGCAATGGCAAGAGCATGCTCGACTACGGCCTGAACCGTGTGAAGCAGCGCGATGGCTCGCCGAAGCTGGGTGAGGAACTGATGAAAGTGGACGGCCCGGATCGCTTCTGGGCGCGCATCTTCGGCGCGGTGCTGGCGAACAAGCCGCAGACCGCCTACGCCGAGCTGGACCGCCAGGCCTCGGCCATCGGCAAGTGGACGCCGGAGGAGCGTCAGGCGCTGTGGAGCTTCGTCGGCACCTGGCTGCCGGATGCCGCGAAGAACGCCTCCGCCTCCGTGAAGAAGCAGCTAGCCGAGAATCTGAAGGTCGGCGACATCGAGGCGAGGAAGAAGGCCGAGGAGTATCTCAAGGATGGCCTGCCGCCGACTCTCCAGCCGTATTCCTCCGACAGCGGCTTGCAACCTCTGGTCGCACGCCTCGCGGGCAGCGATCCCGAGCTGGCGGCGAAGCTCTGGAACATGTGCCTGGAGCACATGAGTGCGAATGCACGCGGTTGGTCGTCGAGCAGCGGCGGCTACATGACCGCCGCAGAGACCTACGCGCACTCCCAGCTCATGGATTCCATGATCAGCCGCGGGGGCAGCCTGCGCGATCTCCTCGGCTTCCTAGCCGCCTTCGACAAGCAACCGGCGTCGGCAAAGCTGGGCCAGTACGAGAACAACTTCTCCTACTACCTCGACCGTATCTTCCGAGAGGATGCGAAGGTCCGCGAAGCCGAGGTGAAGAAGGTCAAGGTGCCCGCGGGCTTGCCCGCGAATGCCGGCTATTACGCCCTGCTCGCGAAGGAGACTCCAAAGGAACTCCGCGGTATCATGGGCGCGCTGGTGATCTCCCGCATGCGCTATCAGAGCTCGTGGGACTATTCGAACGGTTGGCGCGAGAAGCTGTCCGCATGGACGGATGGCGACCTGAAGAAAGCCGATCCTTCGCTCGCGAATGCCGTCCACCTCGCGGTGATGTCTGCAGCCGGGAATCGCCTGGACGACACGGCGAAGGCCGAGCTGCGCGCCAGCTTCGCCGCTTTCGTCTCGGCACCGGGCATCCCGGCCGACCTGAAATTCGCCACGCTGGCCGGCGTGCTGCACAATCGCCCGGCGGATCACTTCGACGATCCCGCCTGCGCCAAGGCAATGGTGGACTTCCTCTCCACCTTCCTCACCCCGGAGCGTCCCTGGGCCGGCTACGTCTCGGTGCCTGCGCTCAATCGCTTCGCCTCGTGGAAGAGCATCCCGCCGGAGGATGCGAAGAAACTCCTGGCCGCCTTCGAGAAGAGCCGCATCGACTATGCGAATGGCAGCGGCGACGAGGACAAGGCACGGGGGGCGATCTCCTCGCTGAATCTTTCCCTCGCCCTGCGGGCCGGTGACGCGGAGAGCATCGCGCGGGCGGTCCGGTCGGGCTCCGGCATGCGCGGGCGGCTCGATCTGATGATGAAGCTCTGGCAGGGAGGTCTCGGCGACTCCGCCAAGCTCCTGATCGCGCGGCCGGGCGAGTTCCACCAAGGACTGCGGGCGGTCGTGCTCGGTGGAAATCAGGAAGACGGGGATGCGCTGCCCGCTTTCTCAAAGGAGATCGAGGCCGCGTTGAAGGGTTGGGTGGCGGTGATCGAGGACCCCACACAGAGGTTCCGCATGGAGTGCCTGGTCTCCTGTCTGCCGGATGCGAAGGACGACGCCGCGCCATCGGTGAAGCGCGCGGATCGTCTTGCCGCGCTGGCCAAGCGCTTCGCCGCGGAGGCTCCGAAGTCACGGGCATCGCGCATGGAAGCGCTCGCCGCGCTCTCGGTGGAGGCTGCCGCCTCGCAGGGTCTGCTGGAGGAGCTGGAGACCCTCACGAAGGGCGTGGACATGGGATCGCTGGTCCTCGCGGTATCGAGTTCGAATTACAATGGCACTCCCGTCGATCGCGAGGAGCAGGCGGTTCAGGAGGCCTTGTTGAAGCAGTTGACGTATTGCCAGCTCGCGGAAACCGGAGACCCCGCCGGCCTCGCCCGGCAGGTGGAGTCGATCCAGCTCATCGCCGACGGGAACAACGAGTATTATGCGACCCAGCAGATGGATCGCTTCTTCGACCCGCTGGCCGCGATGCTCGTCCTCCGCATCCACGAGCTCGATGGCGAGAAGAAGAAGGCGGGCGCGGCCCAAGCGCTGAAGATCTGCGAGCACCTGCTGGCATTCAACCGCCGGGAAATGCAGCGCGACGTGATCCCGCTCGGCATCATGTCTCAGGTCGCGGCAGGGGATGGCTCGGCCTTTGATCGCTGGCTGGAGGGCCTGCCCGAGGACTCGCGGAAGCGCTATGACGAGGTCCGCAAGCAGTACTCGCTGGCGCAGTCATTCCCCATGCTCCATGAGCCGACCTTCAGCGAGGCGGCATATGAGAAGCCGCGCCGTGAATTGCTCGCCGCGATGCTGTCCGACGACGCGACGCTGAAGCGCGAGATCAAGCACCCGACCGATCTCTCCGCCCTGCTGGACTCAAAGGCCTTCACCCGCGAGGACATCTTCGCTGCGGTGGACGGCCTGCCCGCGGAGCACCCGATGAAGGCGAAATTCCTCACGGAGAAAGCCGGGATCATTGGCTGGCGCACCGACGAGAAGGAGAATGCCATCAAGGGCTTCGATGCCGCCGACGCCGCGGCAAAGGCGAGCGGGGACGCGAAGTCCATCGCCTACGCCCGCGCCTACCGCGCGAAGTGGACCGACGACCGCGAGAAGAAACCGGCGGAGGCCGCCGCGATCGCGAAGGAGATCAAGCTCGACGATCTCGACGAAAAAGAGCGCAAGTGGATGCAGGATCTGATCAACAAGGCAGCGGAAAAGAAATGA
- a CDS encoding AAA family ATPase: MPATLETDTAQFAETFSRIRDEVGKFIVGQKDIVENVLTAICCGGHVLLEGVPGLGKTALVNTLAKALDLKFGRIQFTPDLLPSDVVGTQVLAERDGRRELIFQPGPVFCNILLADEINRATPKTQSALLETMQEKRVTVAGVSHPLQLPFFVLATQNPIENDGTYPLPEAQLDRFFFKLNVTLPDHDEFAEILNRTGGNSAPEIKPVAHGEDIIRMGQTLREIPVAKDVQDHLIKVVRNTHPENDKSPEKVKKYVRHGASPRAAQAMLSAARVRALLDGRFHVAREDVDAVAPPALCHRMILSFEGEAEGIKPVDLVRSAIRGAY; the protein is encoded by the coding sequence ATGCCCGCCACGCTCGAAACCGATACCGCCCAATTCGCCGAAACCTTCAGCCGCATCCGCGATGAGGTCGGCAAGTTCATCGTCGGCCAGAAAGACATCGTCGAGAATGTCCTCACCGCCATCTGCTGCGGCGGCCACGTGCTGCTCGAGGGCGTGCCCGGCCTCGGCAAGACCGCGCTGGTCAACACCCTCGCCAAGGCGCTGGACCTGAAATTCGGCCGCATCCAGTTCACGCCCGACCTGCTGCCCAGCGACGTCGTCGGCACCCAGGTGCTTGCGGAGCGCGATGGTCGCCGCGAGCTGATCTTCCAGCCCGGCCCCGTCTTCTGCAATATCCTGCTCGCCGACGAGATCAACCGCGCCACGCCGAAGACGCAGAGCGCGCTGCTGGAGACCATGCAGGAAAAGCGCGTCACCGTCGCCGGCGTCAGCCACCCGCTGCAGCTCCCGTTCTTCGTGCTCGCCACGCAGAATCCCATCGAGAACGACGGCACCTATCCGCTGCCCGAGGCGCAGCTCGACCGCTTCTTCTTCAAGCTGAATGTCACCCTGCCCGACCACGATGAATTCGCGGAGATCCTGAATCGCACCGGCGGCAACAGCGCCCCGGAGATCAAGCCCGTGGCCCACGGCGAGGACATCATCCGCATGGGCCAGACCCTGCGCGAGATCCCGGTGGCAAAGGACGTGCAGGACCACCTCATCAAGGTGGTGCGAAATACCCACCCCGAGAACGACAAGTCGCCGGAGAAGGTGAAGAAGTACGTCCGCCACGGTGCCAGCCCGCGCGCCGCCCAGGCCATGCTCTCCGCCGCGCGCGTGCGTGCGCTGTTGGATGGCCGCTTCCACGTTGCCCGCGAGGATGTCGATGCCGTCGCCCCGCCCGCCCTCTGCCACCGCATGATCCTTTCCTTCGAAGGCGAAGCCGAAGGCATCAAGCCCGTCGATCTTGTGCGCTCGGCAATCCGGGGGGCCTACTGA